Proteins from one Mycobacterium sp. HUMS_12744610 genomic window:
- a CDS encoding LysR family transcriptional regulator, whose translation MLFRQLEYFVAVAQERHFARAAERCYVSQPALSSAIAKLERELNVTLINRGHSFEGLTPEGERLVVWAKRILAEHDAFKAEVHAVRSGITGTLRLGTVPTASTTASLLLSAFCSAHPLAKVQVLSRLAATELYRRVREFELHAAIVHAAPDEARDVDLVPLYEERYVLLAPADMLPSGATTLTWPEAAQLPLALLTPDMRDRQIIDDAFAGHAMAVTPQVETDSVASLFAQVTTGNWACIVPHTWLWTSPLNAEIRAVAMVDPVVKAEIVLATNSAGPGSPIARALAASAQELALDEFFDAQLLGLTHRR comes from the coding sequence GTGCTCTTCCGTCAGTTGGAGTACTTCGTCGCGGTGGCGCAGGAACGCCACTTCGCCAGGGCGGCCGAGAGGTGCTACGTCTCGCAGCCCGCGTTGTCCTCGGCGATCGCCAAACTGGAGCGTGAACTCAACGTCACGCTGATCAACCGTGGACACAGCTTCGAGGGCCTGACCCCCGAGGGCGAGCGGTTGGTCGTGTGGGCCAAAAGGATTCTCGCCGAACACGACGCCTTCAAGGCCGAGGTGCACGCCGTGCGGTCGGGCATCACCGGGACGCTTCGGCTGGGCACCGTTCCGACCGCCTCGACGACCGCGTCGTTGTTGCTCTCGGCTTTCTGCTCGGCGCACCCGCTGGCCAAGGTCCAGGTGCTGTCCCGGCTGGCGGCCACCGAACTGTACCGGCGCGTGCGCGAGTTCGAGCTGCACGCCGCCATCGTGCACGCCGCGCCCGACGAAGCGCGCGACGTCGACCTGGTCCCGCTCTACGAGGAGCGCTACGTGCTGTTAGCACCCGCGGACATGTTGCCCTCCGGTGCGACGACGCTGACGTGGCCGGAGGCCGCGCAGTTGCCGCTGGCGCTGCTCACCCCGGACATGCGGGACCGGCAGATCATCGACGACGCCTTCGCCGGCCACGCGATGGCCGTCACCCCGCAGGTCGAAACCGATTCGGTGGCTTCGCTGTTCGCGCAGGTGACCACGGGCAACTGGGCGTGCATCGTGCCGCACACCTGGCTGTGGACCTCGCCGCTGAACGCCGAGATCCGCGCGGTCGCCATGGTGGACCCGGTGGTGAAGGCCGAGATCGTGCTCGCCACGAACTCCGCCGGGCCCGGCTCGCCGATCGCGCGCGCGTTGGCCGCCTCGGCCCAGGAGCTCGCACTCGACGAGTTCTTCGACGCCCAGCTGCTGGGCCTCACGCACCGGCGCTGA
- a CDS encoding L,D-transpeptidase, with product MRRGVRYLFVMVAITTTITTTGLVGSAPRSVAAVPAPEPAPGVASILPADGAVVGVAHPVVVTFAAPVSDRAAAQRSIHVSSASTVPGHFEWPRDNVVQWAPDRYWPAHSHVSVGVQALTTGFDVGDAVVGVASISAHTFTVSRNGEVLRTMPASMGKPTRPTPIGHFTALEKQRSVVMDSRTIGIPLSSPEGYKITAYYAVRVTWSGVYVHSAPWSVDSQGYANVSHGCINLSPDNAAWYFNTVNVGDPITVVA from the coding sequence ATGCGTCGAGGGGTTCGTTATCTATTTGTTATGGTGGCGATCACAACGACGATCACAACGACCGGTCTGGTGGGCTCCGCGCCGCGCAGCGTGGCCGCGGTTCCGGCGCCCGAACCGGCTCCCGGGGTCGCCTCGATTTTGCCCGCCGACGGGGCGGTGGTGGGGGTGGCGCATCCCGTGGTGGTGACGTTCGCCGCGCCGGTTTCCGACCGTGCCGCCGCCCAGCGGTCCATCCACGTGTCGTCGGCGAGTACCGTGCCCGGCCACTTCGAGTGGCCCCGCGACAACGTCGTGCAGTGGGCGCCGGACCGGTACTGGCCCGCCCACAGCCACGTCTCGGTGGGGGTGCAGGCGCTGACGACGGGCTTCGACGTCGGTGACGCGGTGGTCGGCGTCGCGAGCATCTCCGCGCACACCTTCACCGTCAGCAGGAACGGCGAGGTGCTGCGCACCATGCCGGCGTCCATGGGCAAGCCCACCCGGCCCACGCCGATCGGGCATTTCACCGCCCTGGAAAAGCAGCGCAGCGTGGTGATGGACTCGCGCACCATCGGCATCCCGCTCAGCTCCCCCGAGGGCTACAAGATCACTGCCTACTACGCGGTCCGGGTCACCTGGAGCGGCGTCTACGTGCACTCGGCGCCGTGGTCGGTCGACTCGCAGGGCTACGCCAACGTCAGCCATGGCTGCATCAACCTCAGCCCCGACAACGCCGCCTGGTATTT